The Rhodopseudomonas palustris genome window below encodes:
- a CDS encoding DUF169 domain-containing protein encodes MDATIASETFDFAVMVSDLNALLRLKTTVIGMKMFATAAEMEAIPKIRRPSAIHTTDQIVSMASRLGWTVGITGDDLVGAQCRAVIGLGPQDEQWLDGRSYVGVWHATPEDARKRQQALDVVPFGQYQAMAVSPLSSGRLDPPDICLVYATPGQMIILINGLQYAGYKKFEWGVVGETACADSWGRALVTGEPSLSLPCFAERRYGGVPDEEMLMALKPAQLAKAIDGMKQLAKNGLRYPIAPYGIQADVRAGMGVSYGGK; translated from the coding sequence ATGGATGCGACGATCGCGTCGGAGACATTCGATTTCGCGGTGATGGTCTCCGACCTCAACGCGCTGCTGCGGCTCAAGACCACCGTGATCGGCATGAAGATGTTCGCGACCGCCGCCGAGATGGAGGCGATTCCAAAAATCCGGCGGCCGAGCGCGATCCACACCACCGACCAGATCGTCAGCATGGCGTCGCGGCTGGGCTGGACCGTCGGTATCACCGGCGACGATCTGGTCGGCGCGCAATGCCGCGCGGTGATCGGGCTCGGTCCGCAGGACGAGCAATGGCTCGACGGCCGGTCCTATGTCGGCGTGTGGCATGCGACGCCGGAGGATGCGCGCAAGCGCCAACAGGCGCTCGACGTTGTCCCGTTCGGGCAATATCAGGCGATGGCGGTATCGCCGCTTTCGAGCGGCCGGCTCGATCCGCCCGACATCTGCCTCGTCTATGCGACGCCCGGACAGATGATCATCCTGATCAACGGCCTGCAATATGCCGGCTACAAGAAGTTCGAATGGGGCGTCGTCGGCGAAACCGCCTGCGCGGATTCCTGGGGCAGGGCGCTCGTCACCGGCGAGCCGAGCCTGTCGCTGCCGTGCTTCGCCGAACGCCGCTACGGCGGCGTGCCGGATGAAGAGATGCTGATGGCGCTGAAGCCGGCGCAGCTCGCCAAGGCGATCGACGGCATGAAGCAACTCGCCAAGAACGGCCTGCGCTACCCGATCGCCCCCTACGGAATCCAGGCCGACGTCCGCGCCGGCATGGGCGTGTCGTACGGCGGGAAGTAA
- a CDS encoding MerR family transcriptional regulator produces the protein MDKAPDAFRTISEVADELDIPQHVLRFWETRFTQIKPMKRSGGRRYYRPDDVDLLKGIRRLLYGEGYTIRGVQRILKEHGIKSVQRLADNEASATFGAVEEAIGRSVAEEDYEPAPGGGIDLDDDDYDGENEGLDLHAMMEEPDLRAAPAPAPARSATPAARRAPVFDAEDDDDLPAMASPAPRLNLPPLDLPQVNCAPARPPVDLAPLKAVLQDLIACREALDAAMKDG, from the coding sequence TTGGACAAAGCGCCGGATGCATTCCGAACCATCAGCGAAGTCGCCGACGAACTCGACATTCCGCAGCATGTGCTGAGGTTCTGGGAGACGCGATTCACCCAGATCAAGCCGATGAAGCGCTCGGGCGGCCGGCGCTACTACCGGCCCGATGACGTCGATCTGCTCAAGGGCATTCGCCGGCTGCTGTACGGCGAAGGCTACACCATTCGCGGCGTGCAGCGGATCCTCAAGGAGCACGGCATCAAGTCGGTGCAGCGGCTCGCCGACAACGAGGCCAGCGCGACCTTCGGCGCGGTCGAGGAAGCGATCGGCCGGAGCGTCGCCGAGGAGGACTACGAGCCCGCGCCCGGCGGCGGCATCGATCTCGACGACGACGATTATGACGGCGAGAACGAGGGCCTCGACCTCCACGCCATGATGGAGGAACCGGATCTGCGCGCGGCGCCGGCGCCGGCACCGGCCCGGTCGGCCACCCCGGCGGCGCGCCGCGCACCGGTTTTCGACGCCGAGGACGACGACGACCTGCCGGCCATGGCGTCGCCGGCGCCACGGCTGAATCTGCCGCCGCTGGACCTGCCGCAGGTGAATTGTGCGCCCGCCCGTCCGCCGGTCGATCTCGCCCCGCTGAAGGCCGTGCTGCAGGACCTGATCGCCTGCCGCGAAGCCCTCGACGCGGCGATGAAGGACGGCTGA
- a CDS encoding integration host factor subunit alpha: MTGTGRTVTRVDLCEAVYQKVGLSRTESSAFVELVLKEITDCLEKGETVKLSSFGSFLVRQKGQRIGRNPKTGTEVPISPRRVMVFKPSAILKQRINANGAAEPSMAASANGASEGKSESASGT; encoded by the coding sequence ATGACCGGGACCGGACGAACAGTCACACGTGTCGATCTTTGTGAGGCGGTCTACCAAAAGGTGGGCTTGTCGCGCACGGAGTCGTCGGCGTTTGTCGAACTGGTATTGAAGGAGATCACCGACTGCCTCGAGAAGGGCGAGACGGTGAAACTGTCGTCGTTCGGTTCGTTTTTGGTGAGACAGAAGGGCCAGCGCATCGGCCGTAATCCCAAAACCGGGACTGAAGTGCCGATCTCGCCGCGGCGGGTGATGGTGTTCAAGCCTTCGGCGATCCTCAAGCAGCGCATCAACGCCAACGGCGCCGCGGAACCCTCGATGGCGGCGTCCGCGAACGGCGCGTCCGAAGGCAAGTCCGAGTCGGCGTCGGGCACCTGA
- a CDS encoding beta-ketoacyl-ACP synthase III has product MTVVRSVVLGCGAYLPERILTNAELAAKVDTSDEWIVQRTGIRERHIAAEGEYTSHLATKAAQAALDDAGLTADQIDLIVLATSTPDHTFPATAVQVQAALGMTHGVAFDLQAVCSGFVFAVATADNFLRGGSAKRALVIGAETFSRILDWNDRGTCVLFGDGAGAIVLEAQEGWGTSADRGVLTTHLRSDGRHKHKLYVDGGPSSTQTVGHLRMEGREVFKHAVGMITGVIIDAFNASGTSADNVDWFVPHQANKRIIDASAQKLHIAPQKVVMTVDRHGNTSAASIPLALAAAVADGRIQKGHLVLLEAMGGGFTWGSALLRW; this is encoded by the coding sequence GTGACGGTGGTTCGTTCGGTCGTGCTGGGCTGCGGCGCTTATCTGCCGGAGCGGATCCTCACCAACGCCGAATTGGCCGCGAAGGTCGACACCTCGGACGAGTGGATCGTGCAGCGCACCGGCATCCGGGAGCGCCACATCGCCGCCGAGGGCGAATACACCTCGCATCTCGCCACCAAGGCAGCGCAGGCCGCGCTCGACGACGCCGGGCTCACCGCCGACCAGATCGACCTGATCGTGCTGGCGACGTCGACGCCCGACCACACCTTTCCGGCGACTGCGGTGCAGGTCCAGGCTGCGCTCGGCATGACCCATGGCGTCGCCTTCGATCTGCAGGCGGTCTGTTCGGGTTTCGTGTTCGCGGTCGCCACCGCCGACAACTTCCTACGCGGCGGATCGGCCAAGCGTGCGCTGGTGATCGGCGCCGAGACCTTCTCGCGTATTCTCGACTGGAACGACCGCGGCACCTGCGTGCTGTTCGGCGACGGCGCCGGCGCGATCGTGCTGGAAGCGCAGGAAGGCTGGGGCACGTCGGCCGATCGCGGCGTGCTGACCACGCATCTGCGCTCCGATGGCCGTCACAAGCACAAATTGTACGTCGACGGCGGACCGAGCTCGACGCAGACCGTCGGCCATCTCCGCATGGAAGGCCGCGAAGTGTTCAAGCACGCGGTCGGGATGATCACCGGGGTGATCATCGACGCGTTCAACGCCAGCGGCACCAGCGCCGACAATGTCGACTGGTTCGTTCCGCATCAGGCCAACAAGCGGATCATCGATGCCTCGGCGCAGAAACTGCATATTGCACCGCAGAAAGTGGTGATGACCGTGGACCGCCACGGCAACACCTCGGCGGCCTCGATTCCGCTGGCGCTGGCTGCTGCCGTCGCCGACGGCCGCATCCAAAAGGGCCATCTGGTGCTGCTGGAAGCCATGGGCGGCGGCTTCACCTGGGGCTCGGCGCTGCTGCGCTGGTAG
- a CDS encoding alpha/beta fold hydrolase produces MISVRTTTLAANGLTFAVDEAGEGDTTALLLHGFPEARQSWHRQLPALAALGWHAVAPDLRGYGGTTRPAEQAAYHLDHLTDDVAALFAALGGKRNILIGHDWGGVIAWQAALRGKVALDGLIILNAPHPDVFARVLADGWGQKRKSWYVAFFQLPWLPEWLMTRNDGAALVQMFHKHSPTISDAQVEIYRRNAVQPGAATAMINYYRANFSALGGGAGAHPKLAVPTLMIWGEKDLALDIVLTEGNEAHVADFTRRRLPGASHWVQQDAPDQVNDLIAEWARGKGLA; encoded by the coding sequence ATCATATCGGTTCGCACCACAACGCTCGCCGCCAACGGCCTGACCTTCGCCGTCGACGAAGCCGGTGAGGGCGACACCACGGCGCTGCTGCTGCACGGCTTTCCGGAAGCTCGCCAGTCGTGGCATCGGCAACTCCCGGCGCTGGCCGCGCTCGGCTGGCATGCGGTCGCGCCGGATCTGCGCGGCTATGGCGGCACCACGCGGCCTGCCGAGCAAGCGGCCTATCATCTCGATCACCTCACCGACGACGTCGCCGCGCTGTTTGCGGCGCTGGGCGGCAAGCGCAACATTCTGATCGGCCACGATTGGGGCGGGGTGATCGCCTGGCAGGCCGCGCTGCGGGGCAAGGTCGCGCTCGACGGGCTGATCATTCTCAACGCGCCGCATCCGGACGTGTTCGCGCGCGTGCTGGCCGACGGCTGGGGGCAGAAGCGGAAGTCCTGGTATGTCGCGTTCTTTCAGTTGCCGTGGCTGCCGGAATGGCTGATGACCCGCAACGACGGCGCAGCGCTGGTGCAGATGTTTCACAAGCATAGCCCGACGATCTCGGACGCGCAGGTCGAGATCTATCGCCGCAACGCCGTGCAGCCGGGTGCGGCGACGGCGATGATCAATTACTACCGCGCCAATTTCAGCGCGCTCGGCGGTGGCGCCGGGGCGCATCCGAAGCTCGCGGTGCCGACCCTGATGATCTGGGGCGAGAAAGATCTGGCGCTCGACATCGTGCTGACCGAGGGCAACGAGGCCCATGTGGCCGACTTCACGCGACGCCGGCTGCCCGGCGCCTCGCATTGGGTGCAGCAGGATGCGCCCGATCAGGTCAACGACCTGATCGCCGAATGGGCGCGCGGCAAAGGACTGGCGTAG
- the plsX gene encoding phosphate acyltransferase PlsX — MPVKVRIALDAMGGDFGPSVIVPGAAISLGRHPDAEFLLFGDSALIEKELAAYPALKKVSRVIHTDVAVSMHDKPSQALRRGRKVSSMWLAIEAVKKGEADVAVSAGNTGALMAMARFCLRTLPGIDRPAIAATWPTVRGDSVVLDLGATIGGDAEHLKALAVMGAAMASVLFDLERPTVGLLNIGVEEIKGGEEIREAAELLRAMQSPRFEFVGFVEGDGIGKGAADVIVSEGFSGNIALKAAEGTARQISEYLKAAMSRTWRSKIGYLFARDAFKALKDKMDPNKSNGGVFLGLNGIVVKSHGGTSADGFAYAVDVSYDMVRYDLLTKINQTLNREAGALVSTPTAQEAVS; from the coding sequence ATGCCGGTGAAGGTTCGAATCGCGCTGGACGCAATGGGTGGTGATTTCGGTCCATCCGTCATTGTCCCAGGCGCCGCCATCTCGCTCGGCCGCCATCCCGACGCTGAATTCCTGCTGTTCGGCGACAGCGCGCTGATCGAGAAAGAGCTCGCTGCGTACCCGGCGCTCAAGAAAGTCTCGCGCGTCATCCACACCGACGTCGCGGTCAGCATGCACGACAAGCCGAGCCAGGCGCTGCGTCGCGGCCGCAAGGTGTCGTCGATGTGGCTGGCGATCGAAGCGGTGAAGAAGGGCGAGGCCGACGTCGCGGTGTCCGCCGGCAACACCGGCGCGCTGATGGCGATGGCGCGATTCTGTCTGCGCACGCTGCCGGGCATCGACCGCCCGGCGATCGCGGCGACCTGGCCGACGGTGCGCGGTGATTCGGTGGTGCTCGATCTCGGCGCCACGATCGGCGGCGACGCCGAGCACCTCAAGGCGCTGGCGGTGATGGGGGCTGCGATGGCCAGCGTGCTGTTCGACCTCGAACGGCCGACCGTCGGCCTGCTCAATATCGGCGTCGAGGAGATCAAGGGCGGCGAGGAAATCCGCGAGGCCGCCGAACTGCTGCGGGCGATGCAATCGCCGCGCTTCGAATTCGTCGGATTCGTCGAGGGCGACGGCATCGGCAAGGGCGCCGCCGACGTGATCGTGTCGGAGGGCTTCTCCGGCAACATCGCGCTCAAGGCGGCCGAGGGAACGGCCCGGCAGATCAGCGAATATCTGAAGGCCGCGATGTCCCGGACCTGGCGGTCCAAGATAGGCTATCTGTTCGCGCGCGACGCCTTCAAGGCGCTGAAGGACAAGATGGACCCGAACAAGTCCAATGGCGGCGTGTTCCTCGGACTTAACGGAATTGTGGTCAAGAGCCACGGCGGAACCAGCGCCGACGGCTTTGCGTATGCGGTCGATGTTAGCTATGACATGGTCCGCTACGATCTCCTGACCAAGATCAATCAAACGCTCAATCGTGAAGCCGGCGCGCTGGTCTCGACGCCGACGGCGCAGGAGGCTGTCTCGTGA
- a CDS encoding outer membrane protein assembly factor BamE — MSISIERSRRDGLRAMARRRLGPALALALLGAGLSACTSEQFQKGYILPNGALEQIPIGASQDQVLIVMGTPSTVATLNGEVFYYISQRAERPVAFMPQKVVDQRVIAIYFDQDRQVRRIANYGMQDGKIFDFISRTTPTSGQEMSYLAPLFRLISFR; from the coding sequence ATGAGTATTTCGATCGAACGAAGCCGCCGCGACGGCCTCCGCGCGATGGCCCGTCGTCGGCTCGGCCCGGCACTGGCGCTGGCGCTGCTGGGCGCGGGACTGTCCGCTTGCACCTCCGAGCAATTCCAGAAGGGCTATATCCTCCCCAATGGCGCGCTCGAGCAGATTCCGATCGGCGCCAGCCAGGACCAGGTGCTGATCGTGATGGGCACCCCATCCACCGTCGCCACCCTGAACGGTGAGGTTTTCTACTACATCTCGCAGCGCGCCGAGCGTCCGGTGGCATTCATGCCGCAGAAGGTGGTCGATCAGCGCGTGATCGCGATTTATTTCGACCAGGACCGGCAGGTCCGCCGCATCGCCAATTATGGCATGCAGGACGGCAAGATCTTCGACTTCATCAGCCGCACCACGCCGACCTCGGGCCAGGAAATGAGCTATCTGGCGCCGCTGTTCAGGCTGATCAGCTTCCGCTGA
- a CDS encoding DUF177 domain-containing protein, with the protein MSGDNPWRVPIVVMQIPETGLHREIEAGEAERAALAALGGLREIMSAKAAFDLTPESGGRVRVTGRVQARIGQICVVTLDPIESAIDEDVDLIFMPAEQIRELSETVDDDGEPDPGDPPEAIERGMIDIGRVAADALFLGVDPYPRKPDVVFEPVVEPDAPEEHPFAALQALKAPAKPSRSRKPKGD; encoded by the coding sequence ATGAGCGGCGACAACCCCTGGCGCGTACCGATCGTGGTGATGCAGATTCCGGAGACCGGGCTGCATCGCGAGATCGAGGCAGGCGAGGCCGAGCGCGCGGCGTTGGCCGCGCTCGGCGGGCTGCGAGAGATCATGTCGGCCAAGGCTGCGTTCGACCTGACGCCGGAGAGCGGCGGCCGGGTGCGCGTCACCGGCCGGGTGCAGGCCAGGATCGGCCAGATCTGCGTGGTGACGCTCGATCCGATCGAGAGCGCGATCGACGAAGACGTCGACCTGATTTTCATGCCGGCGGAGCAGATTCGCGAATTGTCGGAGACGGTCGATGACGACGGCGAGCCCGATCCGGGCGATCCGCCGGAGGCGATCGAGCGCGGCATGATCGACATCGGCCGGGTCGCGGCCGACGCGCTGTTTCTCGGCGTCGATCCGTATCCGCGCAAGCCGGACGTGGTGTTCGAGCCGGTGGTCGAGCCCGATGCTCCCGAAGAGCATCCGTTCGCCGCCCTGCAGGCGTTGAAGGCTCCAGCGAAGCCGTCGCGATCACGCAAGCCGAAGGGCGATTAG
- a CDS encoding ubiquinol-cytochrome C chaperone family protein codes for MIWPFNHLRPPRTPPRRTIEAIYGMIVAQAREPAFYQQYGVSDTVNGRFEMIVVHLWLVLRRIRAIPDSATFAQALFDCFCSDLDANLRELGVGDLTVPKRMQAFGEAFYGRSAAYDLALTEGDEALAMTLDRNVLYGADIGNGRRLAAYVGQVIETLDGIAPSKLRNGELRFPAPPAA; via the coding sequence ATGATCTGGCCGTTCAATCACCTTCGTCCGCCCCGGACGCCGCCGCGCCGCACCATCGAAGCGATCTATGGCATGATCGTGGCGCAGGCGCGAGAACCCGCGTTTTATCAGCAATATGGCGTCTCCGATACGGTTAACGGCCGATTCGAGATGATCGTCGTGCATCTCTGGCTGGTGCTGCGACGGATTCGCGCAATCCCGGATTCGGCGACGTTCGCTCAGGCGCTGTTCGATTGTTTCTGCAGTGACCTCGACGCGAATCTGCGCGAACTCGGCGTCGGCGACCTGACTGTGCCGAAGCGGATGCAGGCGTTCGGCGAGGCGTTCTACGGCCGCTCGGCGGCCTACGATCTGGCGTTGACCGAGGGCGACGAAGCGCTGGCGATGACGCTGGACCGGAACGTTCTTTATGGCGCAGATATTGGGAACGGGCGGCGGCTCGCGGCTTATGTCGGGCAGGTGATCGAGACACTCGACGGCATCGCGCCGTCCAAGCTACGCAATGGCGAGTTGCGGTTTCCGGCGCCGCCGGCTGCCTGA
- a CDS encoding SDR family oxidoreductase codes for MRDFAGRIAVITGGGTGMGRELARQLTAEGCHVAICDVSAEAMAETRRLCEADGLPQGVRVTSHIADVSIEAQMNRFRDEVAAQHRTDCVHLLFNNAGIGGGGSMIINSREQWERTFNICWGGVYLGTRIFLPMLIAADEGHIVNTSSVNGFWASIGPTTPHTAYSAAKFAVKGFSEALIGDLRLNAPHVKCSVVMPGHIGTSIVANSRRIQNSDAGDELDADEIAAIRKRLAAAGLPEAQMSDDDVRAMATERARSFLEEAPTSAAAAARIILDGVRAERWRILVGDDAHLLDQRVRSMPERAYEIDFYQSFAADIGWKLG; via the coding sequence ATGAGGGATTTCGCCGGCAGGATTGCGGTGATCACCGGCGGCGGCACTGGAATGGGCCGCGAACTCGCCCGCCAGCTCACCGCCGAGGGCTGCCACGTCGCGATCTGCGACGTCTCGGCCGAGGCGATGGCCGAAACCCGGCGGTTGTGCGAGGCGGACGGGCTGCCGCAGGGGGTGCGGGTCACGAGCCACATCGCTGACGTCTCGATCGAAGCCCAGATGAACCGATTTCGCGACGAGGTCGCGGCGCAGCACCGGACAGATTGCGTCCATCTGCTGTTCAACAATGCCGGGATCGGCGGCGGCGGCAGCATGATCATCAACAGCCGCGAGCAATGGGAACGCACCTTCAACATCTGCTGGGGCGGCGTGTATCTCGGCACCCGGATTTTCCTGCCGATGCTGATCGCCGCGGACGAGGGCCACATCGTCAACACGTCGAGCGTCAACGGCTTCTGGGCGTCGATCGGGCCGACCACGCCGCACACCGCTTACAGCGCCGCGAAGTTCGCGGTGAAGGGCTTCTCGGAAGCGCTGATCGGCGATCTGCGGCTCAACGCGCCGCATGTGAAATGTTCGGTGGTGATGCCGGGCCACATCGGCACGTCGATCGTCGCCAATTCGCGCAGGATCCAGAACAGCGACGCGGGCGACGAACTCGACGCCGACGAGATCGCGGCGATCCGCAAGCGGCTTGCGGCGGCCGGCTTGCCGGAGGCGCAGATGTCGGACGACGATGTCCGCGCGATGGCGACGGAACGGGCGCGCAGTTTCCTCGAGGAGGCGCCGACCAGCGCGGCGGCGGCGGCGCGCATCATTCTCGATGGCGTGCGTGCGGAGCGCTGGCGCATTCTGGTCGGCGACGACGCGCATCTGCTCGATCAGCGCGTCCGCTCCATGCCGGAGCGCGCCTACGAGATCGACTTCTACCAGAGCTTCGCCGCCGACATCGGCTGGAAGCTCGGCTGA